ATGCCTCGGATTCTCGTCGTTGATGATGATCCCATATCTCGTCAAATTCTTCGTGCAATGCTGGAGAAAGAAGGTCATGTTGTTTCGGAAGCAGAAGATGGCGTAAAAGCTCTTAATAATTACGATAAAAGCTCTATTGATCTTGTTATAACTGATATTTTTATGCCTGAAAAAGAAGGTGTGCAAACTGTAAGGGAACTTATCAAAGAAAACCCTGATGTTAAGATTATTGCAGTTTCAGGCGGAAGTTCTTCAGCAAATTATGATTCTTTGGATTGGATTAAGATGTTTGGTGTGAAGTATACCTTCACCAAACCGTTTGATTCAAAAGCAATTATATCGGCGATAGATGAATTGCTCACTGAATAATAATTCTGCACTAAATCTTATTAAAGCATTCAGTTGCATATTATTTAAACCTGCCGTATTTCTTCCTGACAAATCTTAGAAGAGTAGTATCTAAATGTCTGAACAAGAAAAAATACGGGTAAAATTGGAATTCGATGATGTTGGGTTATCGAGTACACTTTTTGGTGCTCAGAATTCAAATCTTGATGCAATTTCAAAACTTTCGGGCGTGCAGATTAATAGCAGGGGCAATTCGTTACATCTGATTGCGGACAGCCATGAGCTTATTGATCCAGTCGCGAAGTCTTTCAGTCAACTTTATTCAGTCCTTAAGTCCGGAAAGAAAGTTTTTCCGGAAGACGTGGAAGCTGCGTATAAAATTATATGCCGTAATCCCGCCGCGGACCTTGTAAAAATTTTCAGAGACGAACTGTTTTCAGTTTCTTCTAAAAAAACAATTTCTCCTCGCACACTTACTCAACGTGCTTATTTTTCTGCTATTCGCGAAAATGATATGGTTTTTTCCATTGGTCCGGCCGGTACTGGAAAGACATATCTTGCTGTTGCAATGGCTGTTTATGCCTATACTCGTAAAGAAGTTAAAAAGATTATTCTGACTAGGCCGGCTGTTGAAGCTGGAGAAAAGCTTGGCTTTCTGCCCGGTGATCTGGTGGATAAGGTCAATCCTTATATGCGTCCGCTTTATGATGCTCTTTATGATATGCTGGATTATGCAAAAGTTCAGGATATGATTGAAGAAAATATCATTGAAATAGCTCCTTTAGCCTTTATGCGCGGTAGAACGCTGAGTAACGCATTCGTTATTCTTGATGAAGCGCAGAACACCACTCCTGAACAGATGAAAATGTTTATTACCCGTCTTGGATTCGGTTCCAAGGCCGTTATTACCGGTGATATTACTCAAGTTGATTTGCCGGGAAATATTTCATCGGGTTTGGTTGTTGCCCGCAATATTCTCAAAAATGTTGAAGGGATCAGTTTTGTGAAATTTGAAGACACGGATGTTGTCAGGCATCCTCTTGTTTCAAAAATAGTAAAAGCCTATGATTCTTATGAATGCAGTGGCGGCAAAATATGACCTTATCATTGCTATATGAGTGTAGACCTGATTCTAATTTTCCGTTGAGCAAAAGAGAAGTGGCACATATGGCTGAACTTCTGCTTAACACCTTAAAGATAGACGGTTTCGACTTTGATTTAAAAATAACTGATGATTCGGCTATTGCCGTGATCAATCATGATTTTTTAGGTTGCGTCGGGCCTACCAATGTTTTGAGTTTTCCTTTTTCTGAAACGCCAGATATTACTAAAAATAAATATTTGGGTGAAATTGTTCTGTCTGTTGATACATTAGCTCGTGAGACAAGGCTTTACGGCCAAGTCCCCGAAGATCACCTTGTCAGACTTCTGGCTCATGCTTTGCTGCATTTGGCTGGATATGATCACGGGCAGGAGATGTATTCGCTTACAGATGTTGCCGTTGAGACAGTTGCTCCTATTTTCCGACAGCGAATAGTGGGTTGGCACTGATAGCGCGCCAGCCCGTTTGTATTAGTGAACTGAATTTTGATTCGGCTAATACTGTTTTTCGTTTATTTTTGTCTATTTAATGCTATCCGCTTAAATTTCACTATAAATTATGGTTTACAATAGCTGCTCTTATGAGCAATAATTTTTAGTTATTGTTTTTAGAGCTTATTCACATACTATTTGGAGTTTAAAAATGATCAGACATCTGCTTAAAATAAATGATGTTCCACGTTCAGAACTCGGCCAGCTCGTACTCAGGGCAAAAGAGCTTAAAGATAATAAAATCAGAAACAAAAGCCTTGAAGGTAAAACTGTTATTCTGATTTTTGAAAAAGCTTCTACAAGAACCAGAGTCTCCTTCGATGTTGCGATTGAGCAGCTCGGCGGTCATTCAATTTTTATGACTCCCGCTGAATCTCAGCTCGGAAGAAGTGAACCTCTTGAAGACACAGCACGCGTATTGTCCCGCTATGCGGATGCTCTTGTTGTGAGAACTTTTGAG
The window above is part of the Maridesulfovibrio ferrireducens genome. Proteins encoded here:
- the ybeY gene encoding rRNA maturation RNase YbeY, yielding MTLSLLYECRPDSNFPLSKREVAHMAELLLNTLKIDGFDFDLKITDDSAIAVINHDFLGCVGPTNVLSFPFSETPDITKNKYLGEIVLSVDTLARETRLYGQVPEDHLVRLLAHALLHLAGYDHGQEMYSLTDVAVETVAPIFRQRIVGWH
- a CDS encoding PhoH family protein; the encoded protein is MSEQEKIRVKLEFDDVGLSSTLFGAQNSNLDAISKLSGVQINSRGNSLHLIADSHELIDPVAKSFSQLYSVLKSGKKVFPEDVEAAYKIICRNPAADLVKIFRDELFSVSSKKTISPRTLTQRAYFSAIRENDMVFSIGPAGTGKTYLAVAMAVYAYTRKEVKKIILTRPAVEAGEKLGFLPGDLVDKVNPYMRPLYDALYDMLDYAKVQDMIEENIIEIAPLAFMRGRTLSNAFVILDEAQNTTPEQMKMFITRLGFGSKAVITGDITQVDLPGNISSGLVVARNILKNVEGISFVKFEDTDVVRHPLVSKIVKAYDSYECSGGKI
- a CDS encoding response regulator: MPRILVVDDDPISRQILRAMLEKEGHVVSEAEDGVKALNNYDKSSIDLVITDIFMPEKEGVQTVRELIKENPDVKIIAVSGGSSSANYDSLDWIKMFGVKYTFTKPFDSKAIISAIDELLTE